In Dyadobacter sp. NIV53, a single window of DNA contains:
- a CDS encoding asparaginase domain-containing protein, whose product MKQLITRCRIIVVCLLLNSIWARSSFAQERQVKPKIAVFSGPTATIQNSQPLVTSNKARKKHGLPELKDPSGRTLTDVLFYQKLAAPARIYVEMFTAHPLENDVKELYGEPDGYVDTKGKFDTKRKSPDDRPVLEILLQPQDGLYPLPYMARQINGNAWDAEFTEPNVPFAKSRQTFYPNAFRIFEEIERNGGRIMELADYDFYRPAPAGGYTKGLSESQRTDMGKGAIAPEKLGEDFFSYGPYGASPHTIALARATNMVQKTMATGDYLGSVWLEGSPSIETTSYWMNLLIDTKSPMVFNAAQRKRGSISADGDQNIKDAITYITSKVWADENGNNKVGSVMIQDQMVFSTREVQKGDARPGGYVVTGGHGGIVGTMGYGPKLTFLPVRKHTYHSQVSLKKLPGQVPGIIRNGKSVEITSVATKDAEGYLIPGSLPMVTILKSSNWRSDNDASKDASTEIDILARLNDYIDKHPLAGFVGEGYAPYGSMTSPMDAALTKVVLHGYPVLKVARGNADGFMDTNTNNLFIEGQNTTATKGMMLLMACILKFGALPPAKDPDHPTGEELRLIKEKINQYQEIFHTH is encoded by the coding sequence ATGAAACAATTAATAACCAGGTGCAGAATTATTGTAGTCTGCCTTCTGCTAAATTCTATATGGGCTAGATCTTCCTTTGCACAGGAACGGCAGGTTAAACCTAAAATCGCCGTTTTTTCTGGCCCGACTGCTACCATTCAAAATAGCCAGCCGCTGGTTACAAGCAATAAGGCACGTAAAAAACATGGTTTGCCTGAATTGAAAGATCCTTCGGGCAGAACATTAACAGACGTTCTGTTTTATCAGAAACTGGCTGCTCCGGCCAGGATTTATGTAGAGATGTTTACGGCGCATCCACTGGAAAATGACGTAAAAGAGCTGTATGGGGAACCAGATGGCTACGTAGATACCAAAGGTAAATTTGATACAAAAAGAAAATCACCCGACGACAGGCCCGTTCTGGAAATCCTGTTACAGCCACAAGATGGTTTGTATCCTTTACCCTACATGGCGCGGCAGATAAATGGGAATGCCTGGGATGCGGAATTTACCGAACCTAATGTACCTTTTGCAAAATCCAGGCAAACTTTTTATCCCAATGCTTTCCGGATTTTTGAAGAAATAGAAAGAAATGGCGGTCGTATAATGGAACTGGCTGACTATGATTTTTACCGTCCGGCTCCGGCTGGCGGTTATACGAAAGGCCTGTCTGAAAGTCAAAGGACCGATATGGGTAAAGGTGCTATTGCCCCGGAAAAATTGGGGGAGGATTTCTTCTCATACGGCCCTTATGGCGCCTCACCACATACAATTGCGTTGGCCAGGGCAACCAATATGGTTCAAAAGACGATGGCAACCGGCGATTATTTGGGTTCCGTCTGGCTTGAAGGAAGTCCGAGTATAGAAACCACTTCTTACTGGATGAACTTACTCATCGATACAAAATCTCCGATGGTATTCAACGCAGCGCAAAGAAAACGTGGCAGTATCAGCGCGGACGGTGATCAGAACATTAAGGATGCCATCACTTACATTACTTCAAAAGTATGGGCTGATGAGAATGGAAACAATAAAGTCGGATCTGTCATGATCCAGGACCAGATGGTATTTTCTACGCGTGAAGTTCAAAAAGGGGATGCTCGCCCGGGAGGTTATGTGGTCACTGGCGGGCACGGCGGCATTGTGGGAACGATGGGATATGGTCCAAAGCTTACTTTTCTTCCTGTAAGAAAACATACTTATCATTCCCAGGTTTCCTTAAAAAAGTTGCCTGGTCAGGTGCCTGGTATTATTAGAAATGGAAAATCTGTCGAAATTACTTCAGTCGCAACAAAGGACGCAGAAGGATATCTTATTCCTGGGTCACTACCAATGGTTACTATTCTAAAAAGCTCCAACTGGCGGTCGGATAACGATGCCAGTAAGGATGCATCGACGGAAATCGATATTCTGGCCCGGCTGAATGATTATATTGATAAGCACCCGCTGGCAGGTTTTGTAGGAGAAGGTTACGCTCCCTATGGTTCGATGACTTCGCCAATGGACGCAGCATTAACAAAAGTTGTTTTGCATGGGTATCCGGTGTTAAAAGTTGCCCGGGGTAATGCTGATGGATTTATGGATACAAATACGAATAACTTATTTATAGAAGGACAAAATACAACAGCAACAAAAGGAATGATGTTACTAATGGCCTGCATTTTAAAATTTGGAGCGCTTCCGCCTGCAAAAGACCCTGATCATCCTACCGGAGAAGAATTAAGGCTGATCAAAGAAAAAATAAACCAGTACCAGGAAATTTTTCATACACATTAA
- a CDS encoding S9 family peptidase: MISTEMRDPARGLVIEDLCKIRKVGTPLLSPSSEDLVYHVSVSDPIENEHQDLIILLSADKKQAVLGRGVAHSWSPDGTELLYETESGDLYIYTLKTAASRFLARRYDSSYFFNHLAEKNCSWSPNGQYIAYLSADISVAEPENEEIRVIDDLLYKSKGGRSRPVYADHSYTHVILIPSAGGLPVNITPGNYNEHSITWAPDSRQIAFISNRNACPDDNQQNDVWKVDIHTQYIARLSEHTGLAYQPTWSPDGQHIAFLAVSGHSGTNDSTAEDTHIALISPNGENFRYLTQSLDRRIEHVRWHPSGKYLYFTAGDHGNTSIYRIGIEKGEIAMVQGGAGCISEFCLDALGEEMVFVRSDTNHPAELFKTKNQGAATEQITQENTDWLETKTLQKAETFWFDSFGSIRAQGWLMPPVNFDETRRYPLILLVHGGPHNMFGQDFDERIHLLSQAGYAVLYMNPRGSHGYGQTFSNGTLLDWGGGDYQDLMAGLDFVLSENPWLDAAHLGVTGQSYGGYMTNRIITQTTRFKAAVTDGGLSNLVSFAGTSLYHSLMESEFGGRAHDRFDLLWQCSPLRNVAQVTTPTLLLHGETDNEVPFSQAEEMYIALKKQGVDTRLVQYKGEGHGWRPDLKPRSKADLNERMIQWFDKYIKAAIP, encoded by the coding sequence ATGATCTCAACGGAAATGAGGGACCCGGCCCGGGGACTTGTGATAGAAGATTTATGCAAAATCAGAAAAGTAGGCACCCCCCTGCTATCTCCTTCCAGTGAAGACCTTGTATATCACGTTTCAGTGTCCGATCCTATTGAAAATGAGCATCAGGATTTAATTATACTCTTGTCGGCGGACAAAAAACAAGCCGTTTTGGGGCGAGGTGTCGCGCATTCCTGGTCACCCGATGGCACCGAGCTGCTGTACGAAACCGAAAGTGGGGACCTCTATATTTATACACTTAAAACTGCAGCGAGCCGGTTTCTGGCCCGGCGTTATGATTCTTCTTATTTTTTCAATCACCTGGCTGAAAAGAATTGCAGCTGGTCACCTAATGGACAGTATATCGCCTACCTCAGCGCTGACATTTCTGTTGCAGAGCCTGAAAATGAAGAGATCCGGGTGATCGACGACCTGCTCTATAAATCCAAAGGCGGGCGGAGCAGGCCTGTATATGCCGATCATTCTTATACACATGTAATCCTGATACCCTCGGCGGGAGGATTACCGGTAAATATAACCCCGGGCAACTATAATGAGCATTCCATTACCTGGGCACCTGACAGCCGTCAAATTGCCTTCATCAGTAACAGGAACGCCTGTCCGGATGATAACCAGCAAAACGATGTCTGGAAGGTAGATATTCACACACAGTACATTGCCCGTCTTTCGGAACACACCGGTTTGGCCTACCAGCCGACCTGGTCGCCGGATGGTCAGCACATTGCTTTCCTGGCGGTTTCAGGGCATTCTGGCACCAACGACAGCACGGCCGAGGATACGCATATTGCCCTGATATCGCCCAATGGAGAAAACTTCCGGTACCTGACTCAATCTCTCGACAGGCGTATAGAGCACGTGCGCTGGCATCCCTCAGGAAAGTATCTGTACTTTACCGCAGGTGATCATGGCAATACTTCCATTTACCGGATAGGTATTGAAAAGGGAGAGATAGCAATGGTTCAGGGAGGCGCTGGCTGCATTTCTGAGTTTTGTCTTGATGCGCTTGGAGAGGAAATGGTGTTTGTAAGATCTGATACGAACCATCCGGCTGAACTTTTCAAAACAAAAAATCAAGGTGCTGCAACTGAGCAAATCACTCAGGAAAATACAGATTGGCTCGAAACGAAAACGTTGCAAAAAGCAGAAACATTCTGGTTTGACAGCTTTGGTAGTATTCGGGCGCAAGGATGGCTGATGCCGCCTGTCAATTTCGATGAAACAAGGCGATATCCGCTTATCCTTTTAGTTCACGGTGGGCCCCACAATATGTTCGGACAGGATTTTGACGAGCGCATACATTTGCTCTCACAGGCTGGTTATGCGGTATTGTACATGAATCCCAGAGGCAGCCACGGCTACGGCCAGACGTTTTCAAACGGCACCCTTTTGGACTGGGGCGGGGGAGACTATCAGGATTTGATGGCCGGTCTGGACTTTGTACTGAGCGAAAATCCCTGGCTTGACGCAGCGCACCTGGGCGTAACCGGACAAAGCTATGGAGGCTATATGACAAACCGGATCATTACCCAAACGACGCGTTTCAAAGCGGCTGTAACCGATGGCGGGCTTAGCAATCTGGTCAGTTTTGCAGGCACTTCTTTATATCATTCTCTGATGGAATCTGAATTCGGAGGCAGGGCCCATGACCGGTTCGACTTGCTGTGGCAATGCTCGCCACTGCGAAACGTAGCCCAGGTTACTACGCCAACCCTGCTCCTCCATGGTGAAACGGATAATGAGGTACCTTTCTCACAGGCCGAAGAAATGTATATAGCCCTTAAAAAACAGGGTGTAGACACCAGGCTTGTGCAATACAAAGGTGAGGGGCACGGATGGAGGCCTGACCTGAAACCACGCAGCAAAGCGGATCTGAATGAACGCATGATCCAGTGGTTTGACAAATATATAAAAGCCGCGATTCCCTAA
- a CDS encoding class II fructose-bisphosphate aldolase produces MKLKEKLRELTQLKKGLLATNYYDLETLHGVLQAAAEMKQPVILQLTQSSIDYMGLKTAVNLGRNGLEEFGVEGWIHLDHGGSVELVQRCLDAGFDSVMIDGSELPFEHNVRLTREVVERAKRYDAHVEAELGYVAKLGQSHHTTGFTQPDEAAAFVQETGVDALAVAIGTAHGFYKEEPRLDIDLLRSIAGKTSATLVLHGSSGVPHTQVKQAISNGICKVNLATEIKNIFMASLKAELTYNQDIDLRRVFPKATFKITELVKTKLEMVENIVA; encoded by the coding sequence ATGAAATTGAAAGAAAAACTGCGCGAATTAACACAGCTGAAAAAAGGATTGCTGGCTACTAACTATTATGACCTGGAAACATTGCATGGTGTATTGCAGGCCGCCGCGGAAATGAAACAACCGGTCATTCTGCAACTTACCCAAAGCTCGATTGATTACATGGGACTTAAAACGGCCGTGAACCTGGGCCGCAACGGACTTGAAGAATTTGGTGTGGAAGGCTGGATCCACCTGGACCACGGCGGGTCCGTCGAACTGGTACAGCGATGCCTGGATGCAGGTTTCGATTCGGTGATGATCGATGGCAGCGAGCTTCCTTTTGAGCATAATGTCAGACTGACCAGGGAGGTGGTCGAGCGCGCCAAACGGTACGATGCACATGTAGAAGCAGAACTTGGTTACGTGGCGAAACTGGGCCAGTCGCATCATACCACGGGATTTACGCAGCCGGACGAAGCGGCTGCTTTCGTACAGGAAACGGGCGTTGATGCACTAGCCGTGGCAATCGGCACTGCACACGGCTTTTATAAAGAAGAACCCAGGCTGGATATTGATCTGCTGCGCAGCATTGCCGGAAAAACTTCGGCGACCCTGGTTTTACATGGAAGCTCAGGCGTACCGCATACGCAGGTTAAGCAGGCGATTTCCAATGGGATCTGTAAAGTGAACCTGGCGACCGAAATTAAGAACATATTCATGGCTTCCCTAAAAGCTGAGCTAACCTACAACCAGGATATTGACCTTCGGAGAGTATTTCCAAAAGCAACCTTCAAAATTACCGAACTTGTCAAAACCAAGCTGGAAATGGTGGAGAATATAGTGGCGTAA
- a CDS encoding SIS domain-containing protein has protein sequence MQKNEISMLLSGVEAHTQREILSQPALWQQVYQLVKKESKEIAGFLGPVLEKENLNVVLTGAGTSGFIGEAARGTLQQLWRRPVQAIHTTEIVTQPESIFIRAAPTLLISFARSGNSPESVETVKLADTYCDEVYHLIITCNSEGALANMETVDPKRLYRIVLPEATNDKSLAMTSSFTCMLLCALLVARIDYIDDESEKIRRIAEQGNLILEEKFLLETLALKGFERVVFLGSGELLGIARECHLKLLELTDGKLVCMSDSFLGFRHGPRAFVNENTLMVYLFSRNPHIMRYERDLVEDIANDSREIHSLKVGGINELVLPNSSKIDLQIDPHNQYQMIPVTLVGQLLGYYSAVHLGINPDSPSVSGSISRVVQGVNIYKE, from the coding sequence ATGCAGAAAAATGAAATAAGTATGCTACTAAGCGGTGTGGAAGCACACACCCAACGTGAAATCCTGTCGCAGCCAGCGCTTTGGCAGCAGGTTTATCAATTAGTTAAAAAAGAAAGTAAAGAGATAGCCGGTTTTCTCGGGCCTGTTTTAGAAAAAGAGAACCTAAACGTTGTGCTGACAGGCGCAGGCACTTCGGGGTTTATCGGTGAGGCAGCCCGGGGGACTTTGCAGCAACTATGGCGCAGACCTGTTCAGGCGATACATACAACAGAAATTGTCACCCAGCCGGAATCTATTTTTATCCGAGCGGCCCCAACACTTCTGATCTCTTTTGCCCGCTCGGGAAACAGCCCCGAGAGCGTTGAAACGGTAAAATTAGCCGACACTTATTGTGATGAGGTTTATCATTTGATCATCACCTGCAATAGCGAGGGCGCACTGGCCAATATGGAAACAGTGGACCCGAAAAGGCTATACCGCATTGTCTTGCCCGAGGCTACTAATGATAAGAGCCTGGCGATGACAAGCAGTTTCACGTGTATGTTGTTATGCGCGCTTCTGGTAGCCCGCATAGACTACATAGACGACGAATCAGAAAAAATCCGGCGTATTGCGGAACAGGGAAATTTGATTCTGGAAGAAAAATTTTTGCTTGAAACACTGGCCCTGAAAGGTTTTGAACGGGTAGTCTTCCTGGGTTCCGGGGAGTTATTGGGTATTGCCAGGGAATGTCACCTAAAATTGCTCGAACTGACAGATGGAAAGCTGGTGTGCATGTCGGATTCTTTCTTAGGTTTCAGGCATGGGCCGAGGGCTTTTGTAAATGAAAATACCTTAATGGTCTACCTGTTTTCCCGAAATCCGCACATTATGCGTTACGAGAGGGACCTTGTCGAAGACATTGCAAATGATAGCAGGGAAATTCATTCCTTAAAAGTCGGGGGCATAAACGAACTGGTATTACCAAATAGCAGCAAAATAGACCTGCAAATTGATCCGCACAATCAATATCAGATGATCCCGGTAACCCTGGTCGGCCAATTGCTCGGTTACTATAGCGCGGTGCACCTGGGTATTAACCCTGATAGCCCGTCCGTATCAGGATCGATCAGCAGGGTTGTACAAGGGGTCAATATTTATAAGGAATAA
- a CDS encoding amidase, translated as MISNELEKETQPSRREFLSKAGKGGVAAIALAGLMSSSPGIISSKSLSHAKLRPVKLPEDPLFTSAKNLASMIQSKKISSVELTEMYFKRIELVNPQINAVVMLCKERALMEAKMADDMLAKGKSKGPLHGVPVTIKDSIDTAGVVSTGGTMGRKNFIPGEDATVVARLRNAGAIVMGKTNTPEFTLAGTTANLIYGMTSNPYKAGYTPGGSSGGAGSIIASGGSPMDIGSDFGGSIRMPAHYNGIAGLKPTTGRVPRTGHIVDYGGIFDTYQVLGPLARWVEDLAYILPIISGPDQIDAAIHPVPLEDPSKVDLKKLKYAWHIDIGSAEKCTPETIKAVQGVADMLKDGKFVITNDAPVKIIQEAEKVRSELGMADGRAWVRRLVERSGTKTTHPLLGLSPGPAGVASAARFTELVENLDASRSKMLQWLESYDIVISPVMASPAKPNPDNFDPKPRDPASYGFVGIYNMTGWPSAVVRAGVSPEGLPIGVQIIGRPWQEHVVLAVASFIESQTGGWQPPLALNEIITGGK; from the coding sequence ATGATATCCAACGAGTTAGAAAAAGAAACACAGCCTTCCCGTCGTGAATTTTTATCAAAAGCAGGTAAGGGAGGTGTGGCAGCGATTGCATTGGCCGGTTTAATGTCCAGTTCACCTGGTATTATTTCTTCCAAAAGCTTGTCGCACGCCAAACTTAGGCCGGTGAAGCTGCCGGAAGATCCGCTGTTTACTTCTGCCAAAAACCTGGCATCCATGATTCAGTCGAAAAAAATATCTTCCGTTGAATTAACAGAAATGTATTTTAAAAGAATAGAACTGGTTAATCCGCAGATCAACGCTGTGGTCATGCTGTGCAAGGAACGTGCTTTGATGGAAGCTAAAATGGCTGATGATATGCTGGCGAAAGGAAAAAGTAAAGGGCCGCTGCACGGTGTGCCGGTTACGATCAAGGATTCCATTGATACGGCAGGGGTTGTAAGCACGGGCGGGACTATGGGCCGCAAAAATTTTATTCCAGGAGAGGACGCTACCGTCGTTGCGCGTTTACGAAATGCCGGTGCCATTGTAATGGGCAAAACCAACACACCCGAATTTACACTGGCAGGGACAACTGCCAATTTAATATACGGTATGACCAGCAATCCGTACAAGGCCGGTTACACACCAGGTGGCAGCAGCGGTGGTGCGGGATCGATTATTGCATCAGGCGGTTCCCCTATGGATATCGGATCTGACTTTGGAGGAAGTATACGGATGCCAGCGCACTATAACGGGATTGCTGGCTTGAAACCCACTACGGGCAGGGTTCCCAGAACTGGCCACATTGTTGACTATGGAGGCATATTTGATACCTATCAGGTTCTTGGGCCATTGGCACGCTGGGTAGAAGACCTGGCCTATATCCTGCCTATTATTTCAGGCCCGGACCAGATTGATGCGGCCATTCATCCGGTACCGCTGGAAGATCCTTCTAAAGTTGATCTGAAAAAACTTAAATATGCCTGGCACATTGATATTGGCAGTGCAGAAAAATGTACACCGGAGACCATAAAAGCGGTTCAAGGTGTAGCAGATATGTTAAAAGATGGGAAATTCGTAATCACAAATGATGCACCTGTTAAAATTATTCAGGAGGCAGAAAAGGTGCGTTCGGAACTGGGAATGGCCGATGGGCGGGCTTGGGTACGAAGGCTGGTAGAAAGATCCGGGACAAAAACAACGCATCCTTTACTTGGTTTGTCGCCGGGGCCCGCAGGTGTAGCATCGGCAGCCCGGTTTACAGAACTGGTCGAGAACCTGGATGCTTCGCGTAGTAAAATGCTGCAATGGCTTGAAAGCTATGATATTGTAATTTCTCCGGTTATGGCAAGCCCTGCCAAACCCAATCCTGACAATTTTGATCCAAAGCCAAGAGATCCAGCCAGTTACGGATTTGTTGGGATATACAATATGACAGGATGGCCTTCTGCGGTAGTCAGGGCCGGTGTTAGCCCGGAAGGCCTGCCAATCGGCGTTCAGATTATAGGCCGCCCCTGGCAGGAGCATGTGGTACTGGCAGTAGCCAGTTTCATTGAATCTCAAACTGGTGGCTGGCAGCCGCCGCTTGCTTTGAATGAGATCATTACCGGAGGCAAGTAA
- a CDS encoding acetamidase/formamidase family protein: MADNQKDNQKNTRRGFLRKTAQGGFAALALGSFSARADDLSGIPGNKSAVARPAIKPDYFIKTVPENMVAGYFGADVPPIARVKDGAVVEIQTVGAVGISKTDPESFFKNNNLPVDAHALEIIKIQKEVKPEPSGIRGHMLTGPIYIEGAEPGDMLEVRVLDLSIRSMYGVNMVRPGGGGIPDDITTPNAFIYRYDSRKKTGTFKEGVEIPLRPFMGVMGVSPPPEKGRVSSIAPGNFGGNLDIRHLTVGSTLYLPVSVPGALFTTGDCHTAQGNGEVSGTAIEGSLTMIAKFIVHKGKTIKVPRAENATHFIAIGLDPDLRIAMKNAIRETCNFISTEIGGFTFNEALSIASTGVEFEVSQVVDQTLGVHGMIPKSIFTKKKFDYWT; encoded by the coding sequence ATGGCCGACAATCAAAAAGATAATCAAAAAAACACCCGTAGGGGTTTCCTCAGAAAAACAGCTCAGGGGGGATTTGCAGCGCTTGCATTAGGTAGCTTCTCCGCCAGGGCGGATGATTTATCTGGTATTCCAGGTAATAAAAGTGCAGTGGCCCGGCCGGCAATCAAACCGGATTATTTCATCAAGACAGTGCCTGAAAACATGGTAGCCGGTTATTTTGGTGCGGACGTGCCACCAATTGCCAGGGTAAAAGACGGCGCAGTTGTGGAAATTCAGACAGTAGGTGCCGTAGGGATCAGTAAGACAGATCCGGAAAGCTTTTTTAAGAATAATAATTTACCTGTTGATGCACATGCGCTGGAAATCATTAAAATACAAAAGGAAGTAAAACCGGAGCCTTCCGGCATACGCGGCCACATGCTTACGGGACCGATCTATATAGAAGGGGCCGAGCCAGGTGATATGCTGGAAGTGAGGGTTTTAGATCTTTCCATACGCAGCATGTACGGCGTGAACATGGTAAGGCCGGGAGGTGGAGGTATTCCTGATGACATAACCACACCCAATGCATTTATTTACAGGTATGATTCCAGGAAAAAAACAGGCACATTTAAAGAAGGGGTAGAGATACCGTTAAGGCCATTTATGGGTGTAATGGGTGTATCGCCGCCTCCGGAAAAAGGTCGTGTCAGCTCAATTGCACCGGGTAATTTTGGTGGAAACCTGGATATCCGACACCTTACAGTCGGTTCTACTTTATATTTACCTGTAAGCGTTCCCGGTGCTCTTTTTACAACGGGGGACTGCCATACTGCCCAGGGAAATGGAGAGGTAAGCGGCACAGCCATAGAAGGTTCGCTTACGATGATAGCAAAATTTATTGTACATAAAGGTAAAACGATCAAAGTACCAAGAGCTGAAAATGCAACACATTTTATAGCTATTGGCCTGGATCCGGATTTGCGTATTGCAATGAAAAATGCAATCAGGGAAACATGTAATTTTATCAGTACAGAAATAGGAGGTTTCACTTTCAATGAAGCCCTGTCTATTGCCAGTACCGGTGTTGAATTTGAAGTTAGCCAGGTAGTTGACCAGACACTAGGCGTACATGGCATGATTCCGAAATCTATTTTCACCAAGAAAAAATTTGACTACTGGACCTGA
- a CDS encoding carbohydrate kinase family protein: MINPKLLVVGELNVDLILNKIQAFPQVGKETIADEMDMCLGSSSAIMAANSAAMGVDTTFCGVVGDDYFGDFILGELEQKSVSCRHVTKLTGQKTGCTLVLNYGQDRANVTYQGAMNTLTISDIPFRTPALYQHLHVSSLFLQKGLLNDIEQIFINAQAAGMTTSLDLQWDPAENWAFDYARCLPHVDVFMPNESELLALTKTDSISSGIEKIRPYLNTLALKMGRNGSMGICANQQLTVPAFEVSHFVDAIGAGDSFNAGFIQKYISGASLEDCLREGNLMGALNTTAAGGTGAFYNFNTISEKIKDFWGIELCLS; the protein is encoded by the coding sequence ATGATAAACCCTAAACTACTGGTTGTAGGTGAGCTGAATGTCGACCTGATTTTGAATAAAATCCAGGCTTTCCCTCAGGTGGGAAAGGAGACGATTGCGGATGAAATGGATATGTGCCTGGGCAGCTCTTCGGCCATCATGGCGGCCAATAGTGCTGCGATGGGTGTAGATACGACCTTTTGCGGAGTAGTGGGTGACGATTATTTTGGTGACTTCATTCTTGGCGAACTGGAACAAAAGTCCGTTAGCTGCCGGCATGTAACCAAACTTACAGGCCAGAAAACGGGGTGCACGCTGGTTTTGAATTACGGTCAGGATCGGGCTAATGTCACCTACCAGGGTGCAATGAATACTCTGACTATCAGCGATATACCATTCAGGACACCCGCTCTTTACCAGCATCTGCATGTATCAAGCCTGTTTCTTCAGAAAGGGCTTTTAAATGATATTGAGCAGATTTTCATAAACGCACAGGCTGCCGGCATGACCACTTCGCTGGACCTGCAATGGGATCCAGCCGAAAATTGGGCGTTCGACTATGCAAGGTGCCTGCCTCATGTGGATGTCTTTATGCCTAATGAATCGGAATTACTCGCCCTTACGAAAACGGATTCGATCAGCAGCGGCATTGAAAAAATTCGTCCCTACCTGAATACGCTCGCACTGAAAATGGGCAGAAATGGCAGTATGGGTATTTGTGCTAACCAACAATTAACGGTGCCTGCTTTTGAAGTGTCGCATTTCGTGGATGCTATAGGGGCAGGCGACTCCTTTAATGCAGGGTTCATTCAGAAATACATTTCTGGTGCTTCCCTGGAAGACTGCCTGCGGGAGGGCAATCTGATGGGTGCGCTGAACACTACGGCTGCGGGTGGCACAGGTGCATTTTACAACTTCAACACAATCAGCGAAAAGATAAAAGACTTCTGGGGAATAGAACTATGCCTGTCATGA
- a CDS encoding amidase gives MQNISTQIYSRRKLFSFGFSANALSALSENAQAANPLSSFLVSGDTTDEPIYMSATKLAELIRQKKISSEELVTAYIKRIEHVNFRLNAVVMECFDRALAEAKAADQSLKKGKLLGPLHGVPMTIKDSFETEGVISTGGTLGHMNYIPKNDATVVARLRASGAILLGKTNTPEFTLAGGGLRGVTTTGNIIYGVSKNPYDLNRGTSGSSGGAGSIIAAGGTAFDVGTDWGGSVRLPASTNGITGIKPTSVRIPRTGHIVDYGGIYDLWQQPGPMARRVEDLILLTPILSGPDFKDAAVVPMPWLDPAKVNVAKLKVAFYPNNGLLTTAVETQEAVKQAAKWMEEAGAVVTEDLPKELLDELGAIRRELTQGDSWAFLKRAGDKAGSHVLSATIVDRIDKVKPISAERYTELLEMQDKNRSKMLQWFQKYDVILCPTTDTPAPLIDEGVKDAVPSASAGYVGAYNTTGWPSTVVRCGGTKEGLPIGVQVVAHPWREDISLAAAQYLETRSGGWKKPNI, from the coding sequence ATGCAAAATATATCAACTCAAATTTATTCACGGAGGAAGCTGTTTTCATTCGGATTTTCAGCCAATGCGCTGTCTGCTTTATCTGAAAATGCTCAGGCTGCTAATCCCCTTTCATCGTTTCTGGTTTCCGGCGATACTACGGATGAGCCAATTTATATGTCGGCTACCAAACTGGCAGAGCTCATCAGGCAGAAGAAAATATCATCGGAAGAATTGGTAACCGCTTATATAAAACGTATTGAACATGTTAATTTTCGTTTGAATGCAGTAGTGATGGAATGCTTTGACCGGGCTCTTGCAGAAGCAAAAGCAGCAGATCAGTCACTTAAAAAAGGGAAATTACTAGGTCCGTTACATGGTGTTCCGATGACGATCAAAGATTCCTTTGAGACAGAAGGAGTGATCAGTACCGGAGGGACCCTGGGCCATATGAACTATATTCCTAAAAATGATGCGACAGTAGTAGCGAGGCTGCGTGCCAGCGGGGCAATTTTGCTTGGAAAAACCAACACACCTGAATTTACATTAGCAGGAGGGGGCCTGAGAGGTGTTACAACAACAGGCAACATTATTTATGGTGTGAGTAAAAACCCGTATGATTTAAATCGCGGGACTTCTGGCAGCAGTGGTGGAGCAGGATCAATCATTGCAGCTGGCGGAACCGCTTTTGATGTAGGTACAGACTGGGGCGGCAGTGTACGTTTGCCAGCCAGTACCAATGGTATCACAGGTATTAAACCTACTTCGGTACGCATTCCAAGAACCGGGCACATTGTAGATTACGGTGGTATTTACGATCTATGGCAGCAGCCGGGGCCGATGGCCCGGCGTGTGGAAGATCTGATTCTCCTGACACCCATTTTGAGCGGCCCGGATTTTAAAGACGCGGCCGTAGTACCTATGCCATGGCTGGATCCGGCTAAGGTCAATGTTGCCAAACTGAAAGTGGCATTTTATCCTAATAATGGCTTGCTTACCACCGCCGTCGAAACGCAGGAAGCCGTAAAACAGGCGGCAAAATGGATGGAAGAGGCAGGGGCTGTCGTAACGGAAGACTTGCCAAAAGAACTGCTTGACGAGCTGGGTGCCATTCGTCGCGAACTGACACAGGGAGATTCCTGGGCATTTTTGAAACGTGCCGGAGATAAAGCAGGTAGCCATGTATTAAGTGCTACCATTGTCGACCGTATAGATAAAGTGAAACCTATCTCTGCCGAAAGATACACTGAACTGCTTGAAATGCAGGATAAAAACCGAAGTAAAATGCTCCAATGGTTTCAAAAATACGATGTTATCCTTTGTCCTACCACAGATACTCCGGCCCCTCTGATTGATGAAGGAGTTAAGGATGCTGTGCCTTCGGCAAGTGCCGGTTATGTCGGAGCTTACAATACTACCGGCTGGCCTTCCACCGTAGTTCGTTGTGGTGGCACTAAAGAAGGTTTGCCGATTGGCGTGCAGGTAGTGGCACATCCATGGCGTGAAGATATATCCTTGGCCGCTGCGCAATATCTGGAAACGCGTTCAGGCGGATGGAAGAAACCCAATATTTGA